A window of Gallus gallus isolate bGalGal1 chromosome 3, bGalGal1.mat.broiler.GRCg7b, whole genome shotgun sequence genomic DNA:
aaatgggtttttggttgctttttgttaATATTATGCTATAGAGTCTGtctccatctttcctgtagctcccctttagtTACTGAAAGGTATCAGGTTCCCTCAGAGCCTTCTATTCTCTAGGCTGACCAacctctcagcctgtccttgtaggagaagtgttccatcccttggagcgtttctgtggccctcctctggccaCACcccaacaggtctgtgtctctcctgtactgagaactccacatctggatacagtattccaggtgaggcttcaccagtgcagagtggaggggcaggatcacctccctcgccctgctggctacacttcttttgttgcagcccaggatacagttggctttctgggcttcaagggcacgttgctggctcaatgtccagcttcccatccaccagtattCCCAAGTCTtattctgcagagctgcattcAATCCTTCCATCCCCcagcttgttttttttagtgaggggtgccctgacccaggtgcaagaccttgcagtCGTGgggttcacctgggcccaccaTTCAAGCCTGgccaggtccctctggatggcatcctgttcctctggtgtgtcaactgcaccccacaccttggtgtcatcagcaaattcattgagggtgcactcaatcccagtGTCAGTGATGAAGACATTAAAGTGTATCAATCCCAGCattgacccctgggggacaccacttgtcactgatctccatccagacattgaacCACTGACCACTATtctctggactcaatcctgcaggcagttctttgtccattgaacaggccacccttcaaatccatctctttccaatttggagagaaaaatgttgtggggtaccatgtcaaagCCTTattgaagtccagatagatgacatcgGTGGTTCTTCCCTTATCTGTTGAGGCAGTGACACGGTCATAGAAGGCCAGCACCATCATGGGCCTGGGCTgggccatgctctttttaatgcaccccagtCTTAAAAGTGAGGTCTGCAAGCAGTTCtgcattgctgagctgctcatGCTGATCTTCTCTGAAAGTGCTATGGATTATCAGTGTTCATTAAGTTACATCATTTTAACTAGTTAAAACTGTCAAGATAAGCTTATATGTACTTGAACTGCATTAACCTTTGCTTGTGTTGGTTTGGCTGAAGTCAGGCTTTCATCGCATTTGCTTCCTAGGTGCTTAAGGTTAGCAGCAGATATTTTAGTattacagctggaaaaaataacCGAAATCCAGGCATGGAGAAAATTTCATCCTGGAAGTTTTATGAATTCTGTGATGTCCTCATGATTTCAGAATTACTGTCTGCATTTTGTCCAGTAAGTTTATGTCAGTGCATGTTCAAGTCTACAACACATTTCACTGCAGAAGATCTCACAAGTCCCTGAGTGACCTCATGCTGATTAGGTCACTGGTTGGGTCAGGAGAAAGGACTCTCCCTTTGTGTAGTTAAGActcaaatagaaataaaatgtagtaAGAATGGGATCTCATCTAACTTCTTCTAGTAAAGAACGGGATTCTCATCTAACTTGATAAGCAGACACGAATGTATTGGCCTGTCTTTTTGTGAAAAGTCCTTGAAGGTGGCTGCTTTTTGTGATATCGATTTTCTAGTCCCATTAAATCAACACAAATAGGATTCTTAAATGTTTGGTAGTATGCTGAATTAAACATCGGTCTTACAGCTGtagatttattttgctgtaacTGTGCGGCTCTAAACCTATACTTACAGGTTATAGTGCTGCTTGTGTATTTGTTTGTAGCGGTCTCCTGCTACATACTATCAGacagcatccaaaggagggctagAAGATGGGGCAGAGTCTGGAGGGTGAGGTGTGTGAGGGGTGGCTGAGGGCCCTGGGCCTGtacagcccagagcagaggagctgaggggaggcctcatggcggctgcagctcctcacagggagcggagaGGCAGCGTTGAGCTCTGCTCCGTGTGCCTTCAATTATAGTTACAATTTCTTCTGTGGTAGATTTTTTTGCTTATTAAATGCTGTAGCTGTTGGTTTCTGTCAATTATGTCCTTTCTTCCATCTCTCTGGCTTCAATTTTAGATCCGTCAAACTGTTGGTTAATTAATCTATTTTTGAATGAATTCCTTCTAACTTTGTTACTGTCATTGTACTTAGTATTTTCTCATCCAAatgagtttggttttttttctttattcgGACCAAGAAACACTGGTTAATGGTAGCAGCGTTCCTCAGATGCTTTATTCAATTTATTCATATGCTCACATGTTTTTCTTGATATAGATATAGGGCTTTTAAGTCAATCCGCTAGTGAATTTTTGCATGCTTAACTTCTCTGATAGTAATTCTGATAAATATCAAGGCAAAGTTAACTTTGGACACAAGGAATCACTGTCAAATTGACGTGGAGCTTGCCTGTAGCTTCATGTTGTCTCATGCTGCGTTTTTTACTGTGGCAGTGttccagagagctgctgtgcatGGATTTCTGTTCTGGCAGCATAGAGCCGTGAGCTCATTACAATGTAAATAGAGATCATTCTATGACTTCTGCACTCTGAGCATGGCAGCTGATGTGGAAGCCTAGAGGAGTGGAATTAGCTCAGGACAAGCTAGAGAAAGCAAGTAGCAGAGCCTGGAGGATTGGTAGCAGAAGAAAGCAGGCCTGCAGACATGCAACTCTCCGCAAGTGCCCTTTTTGAGCTGAAGTGGCTGCTGTGTCCaattgctgctgctcctctgctctcctcttgaAGTTATTTTCCCCTCAAGATCTGCAGGTTGAGCCTTTTCTAAGACTGCTCTGTTCACAAGTACAACAAGGTAATTTTGTTAGCTCCTCTCATTAGCTCAAGTCAAGGAGAGGACACCCATCCAGGTTAGTCAATAAGTTTGAAGTGGCTGATGACAACCTATTCCTAATGGGCTGGGTGAAATAACCTCTAGTAGGAACAGCAGGAACCAGCAGATGCATTggagaagtatttttttcatgtcttaCCACCCATCAGTAGCAACTTCTGACTTTTCAGCTGTATCTGTGTGTCAAAACTACATTTCAAGTTTTCTAAATGCATTGATATCTGTTTGttcattaatgaaaaatgaattggaACACTGGGCTATTTATCAGCATGGAAGAACAAtgcaacaggaaaaatatttttatttcttgaaaggaagaaaaaggtagGATAGGAAGATAAAAGCATatcttttgaaagaaggaaatgataAATGAATTAAGTACATCCTTCATAGTTTGTTGAGCTGTATTAATCTGAAGCCTATAAAAATAGGTGGTGTATCTTTCTGGTTTATAATGGAAATGCTTGTATCAACTGTAAAGTCAAAGGgcaaaaaagcagtttttctggGTTAATTAAAAACcaattgaaaataaagattaCAATAAGGAAAAACTAATAAGAATTGAATAGCTACTTTGTATTTATGCATTTGTGCTAAGCTCAGGAACATTTCATGaactcttgctttcttttctttctaattcttGTTATTTTGTGACTTTCAGAAATCGTGCCAGAAACCTGTGGATAAATACATTGAGTATGATCCCGTTATCATCTTGATTAATGCTATTTTATGTAAAGCACAAGCATACAGACACATTCTTTTCAATACAAAGATAAATGTAAGTTGCTATGCCCCTACTTTGTGAATTTTTAGGTTAAAGGGAATACTTGGGTTTGATActtggatagtgataggacaagggtgaATGCTTTTACATTGGGACAGGGgatgtttaggttggatattaggaagaagttttttcacccagaggggggtgacacactggaacaggttgcctaaggaggttgtggatgccccatctctgaaggcattcaaggtcaggctggatgtggctctgggcagcctggtctggtggttggtgaccctgcagacaggggggttgaaacttgatgatcactgtggtccttttcaacccaggccattctatgatacattTGTTGTAATAGGTGTAAAATTCAGGGTCTGTTCCCTTCCACTGATAGGGTTTTGTTCTCAGATGAAGGGTCCAGTATTGTGAATAGAACACACAAAGTCTCAAAGGGCAGTTCTATTAGCTGCAGCATGATTTTGGTTTTATATTCTTAATTGAAACAGCTttctcagtttaaaagaaaaagtagaaaacacACTTTGCAAACTACAGTTACATACTTTCTTCCGTGCAgttttctgcatcttctaatTTTCCTATCTTGTTAATTGATGTTTAAAAGATTATTTGCTAAACTAGTGACGGAACAGAataatttgtttgcatttctaaaCAGATATTAAAATACTCTAGAAGTTGTTTGTTTAGAGATACGGGgatgtattttaaatacttatttaaTATTGGTGCTTTAATTTATGTTGGTTTAATACTAACGCTTTtgtcattctttcattttgcagtttcATGGAAAGCTCTGCATATTTTGTTTACTCTGTGAAGCTTATCTCAGGTGGCTGCAACTCCAGGATTCTAGCCAAAGTATAGACCCTGATGACTTAATCAGATATGCTAAGGAATGGGATTTTTATAGGATGTTTGGTATAGCTTCTTTAGGTAAGAATAGTAATTATTTCATGTAACTATCAAATGTACTTCTTAAGCATTCAGTAATTTCATGAATCTTTCAGCAAATCTCCATTGCAAAAAGTAATAGTATAGACTAGAAGTCATGTCCAACCCAACATGGCTAAATGATTATGCACACATTCTCTAACTTGCCTTCATTTAttacaaattttttttttcaaacttgaTTACAGTTCAGACAGATACGATATTCACACTGACATGATCAGCATTTGATATCAAATCACTGAAAAATGGCAATATTCAGGAAACAGTCTTAATTCATTTAGATAGCTTGAAGACTCGCATAGAGCTCAGCCTCGTTCCAAGGTGCAAAGCTCCAGATACTGTCATTGTCCTGTTTTTATATACGATCATTGTTTCAAGCACTTTAGCGTTCTCAGCAGTTTATATTGTGCCTCATTCTCTTGCATGATACATTACCAGTTGTTTTCCCTATAATAGAGTGTGCTCCTCTTTCTACATCAATCTATTTAAAAGGACCCTGTTGGttttactcattttaaaatcagtatgTAACATGGGGGGATGCTGTGTTATCATAGAGTTTTGCTTACAATTTattgaaaaaggaaagacaacTCTTTCAGAGTGACTAAatgctctttaaaaacaaaaccaaccgACCAAAGAAAAATACTCCTGTGCTCTAAGACTCAGTTGGAGGCAGGGagagcttttgttttattttggttaaGGCTTCTATTCTCTCATCTTTTTCCAGGCAATATTCTTTAAATCAAGCATGGAGGCAAAAATTAGTATTTCCCTTAGCCATTGAAAATTTCACTtcagttgtttattttctaatgttGCTCTAGTAGGTTTTCATTACGTGTCAGCAAAAATGTTGGAACTTGGATTTCAGTAGTAATCCAGCTGTTACAGCTGTCATGAGAGTTGCTCTGATGTCTGCGTAAGTTCCAGTGTTATACAGAGAAAAGGTACCAAGAATAGCTCATTGATATTTTCACCTTAGTATTCCTCCTTATGCTGCATGAAAGAGTTCATTGCTGGTGACCTTTCCAGAAAGGAAATGTATTGATGACTCTGTTTTACTGGCTAACAGAcaattagaattaaaaaaaaatacccaacacaaaataacaaaaacctcaccttttgTTGAAAGGAATTTCATGTACCTGTGCTGCGTGATGTTAGAAATTACAGGTATGACAGTCTTGCAAGCAGAATTTTGTGATAGGATTATTTTGAATGTAACGATACTGAATTGGTTTAAGTAAGTAATAATGTATGACTATTAAAATGAACATAGGAGATGCAAATCGTGTTTGTGTTTGCATGTGTCTTTTAAATAGCAGTGGCCCAGGTGCAATTGAGATGCGTCATTTCACTGCAAGGTATCAAAAATTACTTGATTTTGgtgcttcattttctcttttcaactTCTCTTATTGTCTCTTAGAACAAACTTCATTTTTGGTTGGCATCTTTATTGCCTTGTGGTGGAGGAGACCCAAGATGCTAAAAACAAAGTCTGACTTCATTTTACTTCTCAAGGCTCTGCTGTTGTCCAGCTATGGAAAGCTTTTGCTAATTCCAGCTGTTATTTGGGAACATGACTACACGCCTTTGTGCCTTGTGTTTATAAAAGTATTTGTCTTGATATCAAACTCTCAGGCAATTAGAGgtacatttttgctttgttactGCTTTATTTGTATAGGATGTTTGAGAAAATACAGCTGCTAGATTAGTCATTTCTAttgttatatttttaatcaatatGAGGTGTGTGATTGAAAAAGCTCTAGCCTAAAATAATGATATTTAGATTTCACATAAAGTgaactaaaaggaaaaaacaacttaTCATCTCTTTCTATATACTGTATTAAAGCCATCAGTTAGTTATAAAAAGCCATCAGTTATAGTTTGAGACACTTCAGTGTGGATCATCAAAACACTGAGTAAAATTATTTGCATGTCTGGAAGATGAATGTTTCGTATTGATGTTATGCATGGCTTTGGAAAGCAGGTGTTAACAGATTGATTGATCACTGATTGTGATTTCTTAGGCATACACATTAGTATGAATTGTCACATTGTTTCTATGGTCTTAGATGGAAATCcataaatttgttttgttttcttttgcagttacGTTGAACTTGAACCGAATGTTTCCTTGGTTGGCTATTTTCTTTGGATTAATTTTGGAAAATGGTGTGGTCTGTTTGGTCCAGAAAATGGGATGGGACGTTTGAAATGTCAGCTCAGGCCTAAAGAAATATAAACAGGGTGATGatcattttcaaatgaagagggtcatagaatatcctgagttggaaggggcccacagtccaattcctggctccacacagcactatccaaaattcaaaccttatgtctgagagcattgtccaaatgcttgaATTCTGGCAGTCTGGGGCCAcgaccactgccctggggagacTCTTCCAGTGCTCGACTTACCCTCTGCCGAAGAACCATTTCttaacacccaacctgacctTCTGCTCATGCAGTTCCATGCTGCtccctcaggtcctgttgcTGTCCCCAGGGAGAAGAGATCAGCACCTGCACCTCTGCTCCTCTTGTCTAAGCAAGATCTCTGCCAGCAGGACCTGAAGACACTGTTTTTATAGTGATAATGAAGATGATCAGTAATAAAAATTTTAGTAGACAGTTTGAGGATGAGTTAAACTGAGAAGCACTTGGAAGTTTGGCTGTTTAATGTGATGAGCAATGAAACTTCAGCCTTagcttatttttctattaaaaatatgaacattTCACTATCCTAAGAGCTTTATAAATCTGGCTATATAACTGACTGAAACAAAAGAGGTATGCTAAAAAAATTTGAGCGCTGTTAGCAATCACTGCATTTTGGCAGAAAGAGAGGGATGAATGGTTCCCttaggaggaaagaaaagaatcagtGGAAAAATGTAAAAGCCAAAATTGATATTTCtgcaaaaacagatttcagagagaaatgaacatgtgcaaacagattttcttaatAGAAAAGGCAAATATTGCAGATTGAAACTAGGGTGGAAGAACTAAGTTCCATTCTATGGATTGTTTATATAAACATTCCAGAATAATAAAATACCTACTTCTAGAGTAATCTCTAGGAAGTACAGTTTTAACTGGCTTTGAATTGTATGTGATTTCATAAAAAGTGAAATGTAAGGCTACTCAGCAATGTTCTTTTATGTAGTTATGTAGTagtatttttttgaaaaaagaGACAAGATTTGGAAGGTATTAATAAGGAAACACTCATGAAAGTTCTGCACCTTTTTCCTTCACAGGCAAGGAGAGGGATAGATGGCCCACGAAGGAGCTGACAGAATTGATTTTCTCAAGGCAGTAGTTAGGACACTGACCTAATTTTCTGCAGACCAGTTTCCATTGTGTTTCGTCCAGTGTTTAATTTTCCCGCTTCAGTTCTGGAAGGCTGTACTACAGGTACTATTtagcttcttcatttttctcaggTACAGTCTCCTATCTATGTTTTGCAAAATGCATTAGTTAAAATTTTGCAACATTTTCCAAGTTACCCATGAACAGGTTTAGAGTAGGTCTAGATTATGATCACAGAAGTCATCGGACATTAAAACTCTTGCAACTGTGCAGGCCATGTTAAGTTACTCtgtcagaaaagcaaaggattGCTAATTGTTTTTCAATAGATCAGAAGCCAACACCGCATATGTATCACTTGTTAAAATTGATGTCTTTCTGAGCATATGATGTGgccagagaaagcaaaacaaaactaaacccTAAAAAATAAGTTGCAACTCCATGTAAGTACACAGGACAAGTCAACACCAAAACTGTTCCAGTAAGCACATAGTTGTGAAGGTGTATGAGGGATCCACCTTGCTGTAGCAACTTTGGCTATGTGGTATCTAGAacatgctttgctttgcatAATTAGATTTGGAGAGGTACTCCTCCCCCatgatctttttaaaaacagtacaTTGCTGATGGTGCTTTGAAGAGCTTGTCTTCATACCTTGCCAGACACATCACTGCAACATATGCTGCAGTTTGAGAAGGTGTGATGGGAAAGTGCAGTCAGTATTTTATAAAGGCTTCAGGGATGCAAGTTTGgcctgctttcattttctaccTTTACCTTCTGCCCTTAGTGACAGAGGGGATGTGGTGgttttgctgcagcagagatggTGACAAGAATATGCACTCGGAAAGTGCTGGTGTCTGCTGAGTCAAACCCTATTTGTTATTGTAACTCTCATGGTATTTTCCAGCTTCTTGTATATACAGGGAAAAGATTTTATATTACTTGTAATGTAAATATTACTAATTCAGAAGCagaatatgtaaataaaatgtatataaatttGAAGGGAACAATTTTCTTAAAGTTTATTTAGAATTAAAGCTAAATTATTTTGGGATGCTTTCTGAGTTTTATTTAGTAGacttaaaatggaaatgaatacGTCCAAAGAAGTGCTTATATCTTCTGTAACACTGTCTGATAACATCTCAGCTATGCACTCTGCAATGCTATCAGGAATCACCATTATTCTTATGCAACTTTGAGGAAGTAGGAAAAATTAATAGCTATGCAGCCATAGACTAAAGTAGGTGTTGTAcatgctttcagtctttcagaGGCATCATTATTATCTAGTCACGCAGGGCACTCTGCCTCATGTGATTTTATGGCTACTGATGTACCAGAGTTAATGTGACAAGTGCACTAATACTCCATGAATCTAGTATGAACTTAAggattctctctctctctctctctctctctctctctctctctctctctctctctctctctctctctctctctctctcagtgtgtgtgtgtgtgtgtgtgtgttgaccACTGACAGTGCGTGTTGAGGACTGCATTTTTGATGCATTTGGGAAAGGGTCCCATATGGTGCTTCAGAGAAAACCTAGACTATTTTAAGGTCCTGCCTGTTTAAAACAGTCACGTCTCTCTCacatttactcttttttgtcttttgatcTCATctttcttaaatttatttttgtaatgaaatagTCATCTGTGCTAGAAAATGTATCAAAAATAGGCTGCCATTTCTACATGTCTGAATATCATTTCCTTAACTTGTATGGAAGGATTtacttagtttaaaaaaaaaaaaggaaaggtcaGAGAAATGTTTTGCTCAGAGCCCAGTAGGATATCATTGGCCTatagaagaaggaaacaaatccAGAATTCTGTCAGATAAAGTgtacaaaacaaacagtgaTGTTATTTAGACTTGGGTTGTGCCAAGGTTTAGTGATAATCCAGTGAAAGCTGTGAACTTTAACTGGGTCCATAGGTCAGGTATTTAGAAATTACTCTATGTAACAGTGGAGAACTGGAGTAAAAGTTAAATAGTTAAAAGAATGTAGGTGGCAGGCAGAATTAAgatcatctaaaaaaaaaaggggggggggaggggttaGTCTTAAGAAATATTAATGCAAGAAAAGATTGAGCTATTATGGATGTAGTATCGCTAAGTTCAATTAAGCATTTCTCCAAGCATACAATACAAGTATGTGTTTAAACAAACATCATACTCCTAAATATTTCTAAGGATGAATATGAAGGATGAATATTATTTCTTGTAAATATTCTTGCCATATTCTAAGTTAGAACACTGACAAATGACAAAGGTTATCTTCCAAACAGTAAAGCCAATGACTTTCCCTAAAGAAGTTACTGATAGCCTCATTATTTCAGCAGTTTGCACTCCATCCTTGGAAATACACTTTTTCAAACTAATTATACGTAAGTTGATAGAATCAATTGTGGAACGAATGGAGAATCTCTGCTGTTGCACAGCCCTTCCTGTTCACAGCAATAGTACGTGTTGCCTTAGGCCTCACTGGCGAGGAAAAGGCTACTACCCTTGCGACCTCATTCAAGCATACACAAGTGAGTCCTTTCTTACACAACCAGCCCTATCTCCAGCACACAAGCTGCCGTTTGTTATCCCAATACGCATaaaactgaaagtaaaatatCCATCTGCACTGGAAAACTATTAGCAGCtgatttctcttaaaacaaGAAAGCTATTGTTTTTCAGGAACTCGCATTTTTCCAATCCAGTTCTCACCCAAGTAAGTAATAGtaagcactgcagtgccatCTGCAGTTTAAGAGTAAAGCACAGTTGTTTCCAAAACAGGAAAGAACATAAAAGCACTGTTAGTAcataatctttatttttcattctgcaaTATCTCCAACCTTCTAAATAAAAGTATTACTCATTTTCAGTTTGGAGAAATTCTGAAATGAACTCACTGATCAAAATCAGCCCACAGAATAATTCTTTCCCGACTTCGTAACAGAATTAATTCACAGTTTCACCGGGAAAGCTAGGAAATGCAAATTACTTTACTATGACACCTTAGTTAAGATATAAACAGTTGTGCAAACTCTGATTattctgagttaaaaaaaaaaaagtgtggtaAAAGGCATAGTGAACATGTGACTCCAATGCTAAAAGTCAAGAGGAATTTTGTCACTGAATTAATTTGAAACCCAGGCTGCCACAGTTAGAATTTGCAGGGAGGAGTATATGATGAGATTTCAGTATCCTTTCCTCATTTATAATGCTGTTCTGACCTTCTGAGTCTTT
This region includes:
- the ARV1 gene encoding protein ARV1 isoform X2; translated protein: MEKISSWKFYEFCDVLMISELLSAFCPKSCQKPVDKYIEYDPVIILINAILCKAQAYRHILFNTKINFHGKLCIFCLLCEAYLRWLQLQDSSQSIDPDDLIRYAKEWDFYRMFGIASLEQTSFLVGIFIALWWRRPKMLKTKSDFILLLKALLLSSYGKLLLIPAVIWEHDYTPLCLVFIKVFVLISNSQAIRVTLNLNRMFPWLAIFFGLILENGVVCLVQKMGWDV
- the ARV1 gene encoding protein ARV1 isoform X1, whose amino-acid sequence is MAEPGAYRCVECSREAAELYRDYRHGVLRIAVCKSCQKPVDKYIEYDPVIILINAILCKAQAYRHILFNTKINFHGKLCIFCLLCEAYLRWLQLQDSSQSIDPDDLIRYAKEWDFYRMFGIASLEQTSFLVGIFIALWWRRPKMLKTKSDFILLLKALLLSSYGKLLLIPAVIWEHDYTPLCLVFIKVFVLISNSQAIRVTLNLNRMFPWLAIFFGLILENGVVCLVQKMGWDV